A part of Acipenser ruthenus chromosome 12, fAciRut3.2 maternal haplotype, whole genome shotgun sequence genomic DNA contains:
- the fam151a gene encoding protein FAM151A isoform X2, with product MNCTLSCVEMCNFFFRFLLCNACDHVPGFTFPTDGDMLDYLLDLSLIQKKDGLLVSWYHSANNKSEMEKGLKSDAMVLEADVNIEGYNTDGQTSIPIMAHPPDIYSDNTLQEWLDAVLKSNKGIKLDFKTIESVGPSLDILKKKALESGINRPVWLNADILHGPNVPGFIEVVNATSFLNLIQEKFPNATISPGWKVLYVSLLPNKTYTRAMVEDMYKLLKNVTQKVTFPIRAVMGKNAWPHFKWLLEQSPSYSLTLWQGKDDPVTVEDLLFIRDNSQPDQIYYDIYDPVLSAFKEVAFQPNRSRRFYSGGNLIDYFKPRNSDGMYIQWHSIDNRITLMTLLKEGISGMIVVPVGESQSSPGVPAVDGSDFQLQECLDLILVSPKPWGIYLKIKSQELLTPALALLKHLNEKKFLYNPTWINMDVSYGRFATPGYIGGDQFIKEINKVFPYVTIAPSWPKDLLVQGYTKPLIEDMMSLCKGLWQEVSYQLQAVPLGKSLLAIQLLQQSSPLHSLTIEHQLEQGSYMTGYKGLILVRGRNTDRVFYNLHKDYSSNFARDVFTS from the exons ATGAACTGTACTTTATCATGTGtggaaatgtgtaattttttcttcagatttttaCTTTGCAACGCCTGTG ATCATGTGCCAGGATTTACATTTCCTACTGATGGAGATATGCTGGACTACCTGCTGGATCTCAGCCTCATACAAAAGAAGGATGGGTTGCTGGTGTCCTGGTATCACTCTGCTAACAACAAGAGTGAGATGGAGAAAGGCTTGAAAA GCGATGCAATGGTCCTGGAGGCAGATGTTAACATTGAAGGTTACAACACAGATGGCCAGACAAGCATCCCAATCATGGCCCACCCACCTGACATCTATAGCGATAATACTCTCCAGGAGTGGCTGGATGCTGTTCTCAAGTCCAATAAAG GTATTAAGTTGGATTTTAAAACCATCGAGTCAGTTGGTCCCTCTCTGGATATTTTGAAAAAGAAAGCTTTGGAAAGTGGCATTAACAGACCTGTCTGGCTGAATGCGGATATTCTCCATGGCCCAAATGTTCCTGGTTTTATAGAAGTAGTGAATGCTACTAG ttttttgaaCCTCATTCAGGAGAAGTTCCCCAATGCTACAATCTCACCTGGTTGGAAGGTGCTGTATGTATCCCTGCTGCCCAACAAGACATACACACGCGCCATGGTGGAAGATATGTATAAACTCCTGAAGAATGTTACCCAGAAAGTCACCTTCCCTATCCGAGCTGTCATGGGTAAAAATGCCTGGCCACACTTCAAATGGCTGCTGGAACAGTCCCCCAG CTACAGCCTGACGTTGTGGCAGGGAAAGGACGATCCTGTCACTGTGGAGGACCTTCTGTTCATCCGGGACAACAGCCAGCCAGATCAGATCTACTATGACATCTACGACCCAGTCTTATCAGCCTTCAAAGAAGTGGCAT TTCAACCAAACAGGAGTAGACGGTTTTACTCCGGGGGAAACCTGATTGATTATTTTAAGCCTCGGAACTCGGATGGGATGTACATCCAATGGCACAGCATTGACAACAGGATCACACTGATGACTTTGCTTAAAG aaggAATCAGCGGGATGATTGTTGTACCAGTCGGAGAATCACAAAGCAGTCCTGGGGTTCCGGCGGTAGACGGCTCAGACTTTCAGCTGCAGGAGTGTTTAGACCTTATACTTGTATCCCCCAAACCATGGGGTATATATCTGAAGATCAAATCTCAAGAACTACTCACACCAGCGCTCGCTTTACTGAAGCATTTAAATGAGAAGAAATTCCTTTATAACCCAACTTGGATAAACATGGACGTTTCATATGGAAGATTTGCAACTCCTGGATATATTGGAGGGGATCAATTTATAAAGGAAATTAACAAGGTGTTTCCATATGTAACTATAGCGCCTAGCTGGCCAAAAGATCTACTGGTCCAGGGCTATACAAAGCCTCTAATAGAAGATATGATGAGTCTTTGTAAGGGACTGTGGCAAGAGGTATCGTACCAGCTGCAAGCTGTGCCCCTTGGTAAATCATTGTTGGCAATTCAGCTGCTACAGCAGAGTTCACCTCTACACTCCTTGACAATAGAACACCAGTTGGAACAGGGGAGCTACATGACTGGTTATAAGGGACTGATCTTAGTTCGTGGAAGGAACACAGACAGAGTTTTTTACAATCTGCACAAGGACTACAGTAGTAATTTCGCAAGAGACGTCTTTACTTCTTAG
- the fam151a gene encoding protein FAM151A isoform X1 codes for MEKRVIEKKARCMSREACTMAAVGIFVALVLVVVTIFSMNGSFSPDHVPGFTFPTDGDMLDYLLDLSLIQKKDGLLVSWYHSANNKSEMEKGLKSDAMVLEADVNIEGYNTDGQTSIPIMAHPPDIYSDNTLQEWLDAVLKSNKGIKLDFKTIESVGPSLDILKKKALESGINRPVWLNADILHGPNVPGFIEVVNATSFLNLIQEKFPNATISPGWKVLYVSLLPNKTYTRAMVEDMYKLLKNVTQKVTFPIRAVMGKNAWPHFKWLLEQSPSYSLTLWQGKDDPVTVEDLLFIRDNSQPDQIYYDIYDPVLSAFKEVAFQPNRSRRFYSGGNLIDYFKPRNSDGMYIQWHSIDNRITLMTLLKEGISGMIVVPVGESQSSPGVPAVDGSDFQLQECLDLILVSPKPWGIYLKIKSQELLTPALALLKHLNEKKFLYNPTWINMDVSYGRFATPGYIGGDQFIKEINKVFPYVTIAPSWPKDLLVQGYTKPLIEDMMSLCKGLWQEVSYQLQAVPLGKSLLAIQLLQQSSPLHSLTIEHQLEQGSYMTGYKGLILVRGRNTDRVFYNLHKDYSSNFARDVFTS; via the exons ATGGAAAAAAGGGTCATAGAGAAGAAGGCGCGCTGTATGTCACGGGAAGCATGCACGATGGCAGCAGTTGGTATTTTTGTGGCTTTGGTCCTTGTGGTTGTAACCATATTTTCCATGAACGGAAGTTTTTCTCCAG ATCATGTGCCAGGATTTACATTTCCTACTGATGGAGATATGCTGGACTACCTGCTGGATCTCAGCCTCATACAAAAGAAGGATGGGTTGCTGGTGTCCTGGTATCACTCTGCTAACAACAAGAGTGAGATGGAGAAAGGCTTGAAAA GCGATGCAATGGTCCTGGAGGCAGATGTTAACATTGAAGGTTACAACACAGATGGCCAGACAAGCATCCCAATCATGGCCCACCCACCTGACATCTATAGCGATAATACTCTCCAGGAGTGGCTGGATGCTGTTCTCAAGTCCAATAAAG GTATTAAGTTGGATTTTAAAACCATCGAGTCAGTTGGTCCCTCTCTGGATATTTTGAAAAAGAAAGCTTTGGAAAGTGGCATTAACAGACCTGTCTGGCTGAATGCGGATATTCTCCATGGCCCAAATGTTCCTGGTTTTATAGAAGTAGTGAATGCTACTAG ttttttgaaCCTCATTCAGGAGAAGTTCCCCAATGCTACAATCTCACCTGGTTGGAAGGTGCTGTATGTATCCCTGCTGCCCAACAAGACATACACACGCGCCATGGTGGAAGATATGTATAAACTCCTGAAGAATGTTACCCAGAAAGTCACCTTCCCTATCCGAGCTGTCATGGGTAAAAATGCCTGGCCACACTTCAAATGGCTGCTGGAACAGTCCCCCAG CTACAGCCTGACGTTGTGGCAGGGAAAGGACGATCCTGTCACTGTGGAGGACCTTCTGTTCATCCGGGACAACAGCCAGCCAGATCAGATCTACTATGACATCTACGACCCAGTCTTATCAGCCTTCAAAGAAGTGGCAT TTCAACCAAACAGGAGTAGACGGTTTTACTCCGGGGGAAACCTGATTGATTATTTTAAGCCTCGGAACTCGGATGGGATGTACATCCAATGGCACAGCATTGACAACAGGATCACACTGATGACTTTGCTTAAAG aaggAATCAGCGGGATGATTGTTGTACCAGTCGGAGAATCACAAAGCAGTCCTGGGGTTCCGGCGGTAGACGGCTCAGACTTTCAGCTGCAGGAGTGTTTAGACCTTATACTTGTATCCCCCAAACCATGGGGTATATATCTGAAGATCAAATCTCAAGAACTACTCACACCAGCGCTCGCTTTACTGAAGCATTTAAATGAGAAGAAATTCCTTTATAACCCAACTTGGATAAACATGGACGTTTCATATGGAAGATTTGCAACTCCTGGATATATTGGAGGGGATCAATTTATAAAGGAAATTAACAAGGTGTTTCCATATGTAACTATAGCGCCTAGCTGGCCAAAAGATCTACTGGTCCAGGGCTATACAAAGCCTCTAATAGAAGATATGATGAGTCTTTGTAAGGGACTGTGGCAAGAGGTATCGTACCAGCTGCAAGCTGTGCCCCTTGGTAAATCATTGTTGGCAATTCAGCTGCTACAGCAGAGTTCACCTCTACACTCCTTGACAATAGAACACCAGTTGGAACAGGGGAGCTACATGACTGGTTATAAGGGACTGATCTTAGTTCGTGGAAGGAACACAGACAGAGTTTTTTACAATCTGCACAAGGACTACAGTAGTAATTTCGCAAGAGACGTCTTTACTTCTTAG
- the fam151a gene encoding protein FAM151A isoform X3 has translation MEKRVIEKKARCMSREACTMAAVGIFVALVLVVVTIFSMNGSFSPDHVPGFTFPTDGDMLDYLLDLSLIQKKDGLLVSWYHSANNKSEMEKGLKSDAMVLEADVNIEGYNTDGQTSIPIMAHPPDIYSDNTLQEWLDAVLKSNKGIKLDFKTIESVGPSLDILKKKALESGINRPVWLNADILHGPNVPGFIEVVNATSFLNLIQEKFPNATISPGWKVLYVSLLPNKTYTRAMVEDMYKLLKNVTQKVTFPIRAVMGKNAWPHFKWLLEQSPSYSLTLWQGKDDPVTVEDLLFIRDNSQPDQIYYDIYDPVLSAFKEVA, from the exons ATGGAAAAAAGGGTCATAGAGAAGAAGGCGCGCTGTATGTCACGGGAAGCATGCACGATGGCAGCAGTTGGTATTTTTGTGGCTTTGGTCCTTGTGGTTGTAACCATATTTTCCATGAACGGAAGTTTTTCTCCAG ATCATGTGCCAGGATTTACATTTCCTACTGATGGAGATATGCTGGACTACCTGCTGGATCTCAGCCTCATACAAAAGAAGGATGGGTTGCTGGTGTCCTGGTATCACTCTGCTAACAACAAGAGTGAGATGGAGAAAGGCTTGAAAA GCGATGCAATGGTCCTGGAGGCAGATGTTAACATTGAAGGTTACAACACAGATGGCCAGACAAGCATCCCAATCATGGCCCACCCACCTGACATCTATAGCGATAATACTCTCCAGGAGTGGCTGGATGCTGTTCTCAAGTCCAATAAAG GTATTAAGTTGGATTTTAAAACCATCGAGTCAGTTGGTCCCTCTCTGGATATTTTGAAAAAGAAAGCTTTGGAAAGTGGCATTAACAGACCTGTCTGGCTGAATGCGGATATTCTCCATGGCCCAAATGTTCCTGGTTTTATAGAAGTAGTGAATGCTACTAG ttttttgaaCCTCATTCAGGAGAAGTTCCCCAATGCTACAATCTCACCTGGTTGGAAGGTGCTGTATGTATCCCTGCTGCCCAACAAGACATACACACGCGCCATGGTGGAAGATATGTATAAACTCCTGAAGAATGTTACCCAGAAAGTCACCTTCCCTATCCGAGCTGTCATGGGTAAAAATGCCTGGCCACACTTCAAATGGCTGCTGGAACAGTCCCCCAG CTACAGCCTGACGTTGTGGCAGGGAAAGGACGATCCTGTCACTGTGGAGGACCTTCTGTTCATCCGGGACAACAGCCAGCCAGATCAGATCTACTATGACATCTACGACCCAGTCTTATCAGCCTTCAAAGAAGTGGCAT aa